One Pseudomonas brassicacearum genomic region harbors:
- a CDS encoding YaiI/YqxD family protein: MRVWIDADACPKAAKELVVKFALKRQFEVVLVAGQPQIKPGLACVKLIVVPSGPDAADDYLVEHAVPGELVICSDVPLADRLVKKGVAALDPRGKEFDAQNMGDRLAVRNLFTDLREQGHMGGGPAAYSERDKQGFANALDRILTRLARMA; this comes from the coding sequence ATGCGCGTATGGATCGACGCCGATGCCTGTCCCAAGGCCGCGAAGGAACTGGTGGTCAAGTTTGCCTTGAAGCGCCAGTTCGAAGTGGTGCTGGTGGCTGGCCAGCCGCAGATCAAGCCGGGCCTGGCCTGTGTGAAATTGATCGTGGTACCCAGCGGCCCCGATGCGGCGGACGATTACCTGGTGGAACACGCCGTGCCGGGCGAGCTGGTGATCTGCAGCGATGTGCCCTTGGCGGACCGGTTGGTGAAGAAGGGTGTCGCCGCCCTGGACCCTCGGGGCAAGGAATTCGATGCCCAAAACATGGGGGATCGGCTGGCGGTGCGCAACCTGTTCACCGATTTGCGTGAACAGGGCCACATGGGCGGTGGCCCGGCGGCGTACAGCGAGCGGGACAAGCAGGGGTTTGCCAATGCCTTGGATCGGATATTGACGCGCTTGGCCCGAATGGCTTGA
- a CDS encoding FTR1 family protein: MTAPFRILAWLALPLLALCSTHLLADTVEGAPQALHLLDYIGADYPVTVEAGKVVEASEYREQLEFIQVLEGLIAALPAKPEKAELTQGIAALRGAITQRQDGGEVARLARQLGARLAVAYEVSQAPIITPDPTRGAPLYAQHCSVCHGDSGAGDGPAGVGLEPAPSNLRDGQRLDRLSLYAIYNTLGMGVEGTDMPAFADQLDDRQRWDLATYIASFSADPAAAKSERTYNLADLARQTPAEVLAAQGPEAAATFRAQRAQPPQVQRGPAQLLDYTAATLDKSIAAYRAGDHDQAYDLSVAAYLEGFELVESSLDNVDANVRKDTEKALMAYRQSLQDGLPVEQAAQRLDAAKAKLKESAGLLGGDGLNWSLSYVSGLLILLREGLEAILVLAAILAFLRNTGQQSAVRSVNVGWGLALLAGLATWGLAAYVIDVSGAQRELLEGATALFASVMVLWLGVWMHDRRHAAAWQDYIKSSLVGGGGRFGFAILAFFSVYRELFEVILFYETLWLQAGPAGHNAVLAGGATALVLLVGLAWVILRGSAKLPLALFFSINAALLCALSVVFAGHGVKALQEAGIFGTHPVAFFDFDWLGIHADAYSLTAQVVAILAIVVLYGRSWVAEKRRVQVS; encoded by the coding sequence ATGACTGCCCCGTTTCGTATCCTGGCCTGGCTGGCACTGCCGTTGCTTGCGCTGTGCAGCACTCATCTGCTGGCCGACACCGTTGAAGGCGCCCCACAAGCACTGCATTTGCTGGATTACATTGGGGCGGATTACCCAGTGACGGTCGAAGCGGGCAAGGTTGTCGAGGCGTCGGAATACCGGGAGCAGTTGGAGTTCATCCAAGTGTTGGAAGGGTTGATCGCCGCCCTGCCGGCCAAGCCGGAAAAGGCGGAACTGACCCAAGGCATCGCCGCATTGCGCGGCGCCATCACCCAGCGCCAGGACGGCGGCGAAGTCGCGCGCCTGGCCCGGCAACTGGGGGCCAGGTTGGCGGTGGCTTACGAAGTGAGCCAGGCGCCAATCATCACCCCGGACCCTACACGCGGTGCGCCGTTGTACGCCCAACACTGTTCGGTGTGCCACGGTGACAGCGGTGCCGGCGACGGCCCCGCCGGTGTCGGCCTCGAACCTGCGCCTTCCAATCTGCGCGACGGCCAGCGCCTGGACCGCCTGAGTCTCTACGCGATCTACAACACCCTCGGCATGGGCGTCGAGGGCACCGACATGCCGGCCTTCGCCGATCAGCTCGACGACCGTCAGCGTTGGGACCTGGCAACCTACATCGCCAGCTTCAGTGCCGACCCGGCTGCCGCCAAAAGTGAACGAACCTACAACCTTGCCGACCTCGCGCGTCAGACGCCGGCCGAAGTGCTCGCCGCGCAAGGTCCCGAAGCAGCGGCCACCTTCCGCGCCCAGCGTGCCCAGCCGCCGCAAGTACAGCGCGGCCCGGCGCAGTTGCTCGACTACACCGCCGCCACCCTGGATAAAAGCATCGCGGCGTATCGCGCCGGTGACCACGACCAAGCCTATGACTTGTCGGTAGCGGCTTATCTGGAAGGGTTCGAGCTGGTGGAAAGCTCGCTGGACAATGTCGATGCCAACGTGCGCAAAGACACTGAAAAGGCCTTGATGGCCTACCGTCAATCGCTGCAGGACGGTTTGCCGGTCGAGCAGGCCGCGCAGCGTCTGGACGCCGCCAAAGCTAAATTGAAGGAATCCGCCGGCCTGTTGGGCGGCGACGGTTTGAACTGGTCGCTGAGCTACGTCTCCGGGTTGCTGATTCTGCTGCGTGAAGGGCTGGAGGCGATCCTGGTGCTGGCGGCGATCCTGGCGTTCCTGCGCAACACCGGCCAGCAGTCGGCGGTGCGCAGCGTCAACGTGGGTTGGGGCCTGGCGCTGTTGGCCGGCCTGGCGACCTGGGGGCTGGCCGCGTATGTGATCGACGTCAGTGGCGCCCAGCGCGAATTGCTCGAAGGCGCGACGGCGTTGTTCGCCAGTGTGATGGTGCTGTGGCTGGGGGTGTGGATGCATGACCGGCGCCATGCGGCGGCCTGGCAGGACTACATCAAGAGCAGCCTGGTGGGCGGCGGTGGCCGTTTTGGTTTCGCGATCCTGGCGTTCTTCTCGGTCTATCGCGAGCTGTTCGAAGTGATCCTGTTCTACGAAACCCTGTGGTTGCAGGCCGGCCCCGCCGGGCACAACGCGGTGTTGGCGGGTGGCGCGACAGCGCTGGTGCTGCTGGTCGGCCTGGCCTGGGTGATCCTGCGCGGCTCGGCGAAACTGCCGCTGGCGCTGTTTTTCAGCATCAACGCCGCGTTGCTGTGTGCGCTGTCAGTGGTGTTCGCCGGCCATGGCGTGAAGGCGTTGCAGGAAGCCGGGATCTTCGGCACCCATCCGGTGGCGTTCTTTGACTTCGACTGGTTGGGCATCCATGCCGATGCCTATTCGCTGACGGCCCAGGTGGTGGCGATCCTGGCGATCGTGGTGCTGTATGGGCGCAGTTGGGTGGCGGAGAAGCGTCGGGTCCAGGTTTCCTGA
- a CDS encoding COG3014 family protein, which produces MASRAAFSLALGAITLLSGCSAFRNYDSELAQTNQQLASGNVDAALTLLEKNNSSQDKDLLYFFEKGELLRAKGDLSGSQSAWTSADQQVGQWEDAVKLDTAKYLAQFGSFLVNDKVRRYEGYDYEKVMLTTQMALNLLAVNDFDGARTQIKKTHEREAVIADLRDKEYLKREEDAEKQGVKTEYKDLQGYPVASLDAPEVVSLKNSYQSAFSHYLAGFVYEALGEKDLAAPGYRKAAELRPNTPLLEQALLNLDKPATKNDDSDILIVVQSGLAPSRDSIRIPLPLPISGNLVITPLSFPLIKPDTSTATFAQIGVDGRQLDLTQLNSTTAMSRRALRDDMPGIILRTTVRAITRGVAQKQINDTNPLAGLAVGITSAVLEGADTRTWRTLPDYTQVVRLRLKKGEHQVTLPSAVGGSVVKVTVDQRYQVISLRAVGNQVFAGGLAAQVMPSANPTAIALKQP; this is translated from the coding sequence ATGGCCTCCCGTGCCGCTTTTTCGCTCGCCCTCGGTGCGATCACCTTGTTGTCCGGCTGTTCGGCCTTTCGCAACTACGACAGTGAATTGGCCCAGACCAACCAGCAGCTGGCTTCCGGCAACGTCGATGCGGCGTTGACCCTGCTGGAAAAGAACAACAGCAGCCAGGACAAAGACCTGCTGTATTTCTTCGAAAAAGGCGAATTGCTGCGCGCCAAGGGTGATCTGTCCGGCAGCCAGTCTGCCTGGACCAGCGCCGACCAGCAGGTCGGCCAGTGGGAAGACGCCGTCAAGCTCGACACGGCCAAGTACCTGGCGCAGTTCGGCAGTTTCCTGGTCAACGATAAAGTCCGGCGCTACGAGGGCTATGACTACGAAAAGGTCATGCTGACCACCCAGATGGCCCTGAATCTGCTGGCAGTGAACGACTTCGACGGTGCGCGGACGCAGATCAAGAAAACCCACGAACGCGAAGCAGTGATCGCCGACCTGCGGGACAAGGAATACCTCAAGCGCGAAGAGGATGCCGAGAAGCAAGGGGTCAAGACCGAGTACAAGGACCTCCAGGGCTATCCGGTGGCCAGCCTCGACGCGCCGGAAGTGGTCAGCCTGAAAAACAGTTACCAGAGTGCGTTCAGCCATTACCTGGCCGGTTTCGTCTACGAAGCCCTGGGAGAAAAGGACCTGGCCGCGCCAGGCTATCGCAAGGCCGCTGAACTGCGCCCGAACACCCCGTTGCTGGAACAGGCGCTGCTCAACCTCGACAAACCAGCCACCAAGAACGACGACAGCGACATCCTGATCGTCGTCCAGAGCGGCCTGGCGCCGTCCCGGGATTCGATTCGCATTCCCCTGCCCTTGCCCATCAGCGGCAACCTGGTCATCACGCCACTGTCGTTCCCGCTGATCAAGCCTGACACCTCCACCGCCACCTTCGCCCAGATCGGCGTCGACGGCCGTCAGCTCGACCTGACCCAGCTCAACAGCACCACCGCCATGTCCCGCCGGGCCCTGCGCGATGACATGCCGGGCATCATCCTGCGCACGACCGTGCGGGCAATCACCCGTGGCGTGGCACAAAAGCAGATCAATGATACCAATCCCCTGGCCGGCCTGGCCGTGGGCATCACCTCGGCCGTGCTCGAAGGCGCCGACACCCGGACCTGGCGCACCTTGCCGGACTACACCCAGGTGGTACGCCTGCGCCTGAAGAAAGGCGAGCACCAAGTCACCTTGCCAAGCGCCGTGGGCGGCTCGGTGGTCAAGGTCACCGTCGACCAGCGTTACCAAGTCATCAGCCTGCGGGCGGTGGGCAACCAGGTGTTCGCCGGCGGCCTGGCTGCCCAGGTGATGCCCAGCGCCAACCCGACCGCCATTGCCCTTAAGCAACCTTAA
- a CDS encoding YcfL family protein, translating into MRLKLIAVGALALLAGCATPPPPEPGSAASKVVAMGKTKNIVVGAMRVARENGYLTVNVQLSNTSFNNKTMYYRFAWLGPEGFPIAEEETWKTLSLYGEQTSFLPAIAPTPKAVDFRLEINTP; encoded by the coding sequence ATGCGTTTAAAACTGATCGCCGTCGGCGCCCTGGCCTTGCTGGCCGGTTGCGCCACCCCGCCGCCACCGGAGCCGGGCAGTGCCGCCAGCAAGGTCGTGGCAATGGGCAAGACGAAAAACATCGTGGTGGGCGCCATGCGCGTCGCCCGGGAAAACGGCTACCTGACCGTCAACGTGCAGCTGAGCAACACCAGCTTCAACAACAAGACTATGTATTACCGCTTTGCCTGGCTGGGGCCGGAAGGCTTTCCGATCGCCGAGGAAGAAACCTGGAAAACCCTGAGCCTGTACGGCGAACAGACCAGCTTCCTGCCGGCCATCGCGCCGACGCCCAAGGCTGTGGATTTCCGTTTGGAAATCAATACCCCTTGA
- the lpoB gene encoding penicillin-binding protein activator LpoB: MFVRISSIALAALLVSGCANNSPVLGNKNISYGDTKAVETVTNEFGSTDLQMIAESMTRSLAQSGVLQGRPVVQVYDVKNKTSEYIDTREITTSIKTQLMKTGAARFASDNTAMDSQVDQLKLQNQSGLYKKSTVAKTGNMIAAKYRIEGSISSIVKRSSDYKDVFYKFSLQLIDVESGLAEWMDEKEIRKTTER; the protein is encoded by the coding sequence ATGTTTGTACGCATTTCCTCCATCGCCCTCGCCGCCCTGCTGGTCAGCGGCTGCGCCAACAACTCCCCGGTCCTGGGCAACAAGAACATCAGCTACGGTGACACCAAGGCCGTGGAAACCGTGACCAACGAGTTCGGCTCCACCGACTTGCAAATGATCGCCGAATCCATGACCCGCTCCCTGGCCCAATCCGGCGTTTTGCAGGGCCGTCCGGTGGTTCAGGTCTATGACGTGAAGAACAAGACCAGCGAGTACATCGACACCCGCGAAATCACCACCAGCATCAAGACCCAACTGATGAAGACCGGTGCCGCGCGCTTTGCCAGCGACAACACCGCCATGGACAGCCAGGTCGACCAGCTCAAGCTGCAGAACCAGAGCGGCCTGTACAAGAAAAGCACCGTGGCCAAGACCGGCAACATGATCGCTGCCAAATACCGCATCGAGGGTTCCATCAGCTCGATCGTCAAGCGCAGCAGCGACTACAAGGACGTCTTCTATAAATTCAGCCTGCAGTTGATCGACGTCGAAAGCGGTCTGGCCGAGTGGATGGACGAAAAAGAAATCCGCAAGACCACGGAGCGTTAA
- the rhtB gene encoding homoserine/homoserine lactone efflux protein codes for MLLETWLAFFAACWVISLSPGAGAIASMSSGLRYGFWRGYWNALGLQLGLALQIVIVAAGVGAILTASATAFYAIKWFGVAYLVYLGIKQWRAIPGDISDESVVRPIGNPLALVFRGFLVNISNPKALVFMLAVLPQFIDPHAPLLKQYLILGVTMICVDLIVMAGYTGLASKVLRLLRTPKQQRRMNRTFAGLFIGAAGLLATIRKAAV; via the coding sequence ATGTTGCTGGAAACATGGCTGGCGTTTTTCGCTGCCTGTTGGGTGATCAGTCTTTCCCCAGGCGCCGGTGCCATTGCATCGATGTCCAGTGGCCTGCGCTATGGTTTCTGGCGCGGTTACTGGAATGCCCTGGGCCTGCAGCTGGGCCTGGCGTTGCAAATCGTGATCGTCGCCGCCGGTGTTGGCGCGATCCTCACCGCATCAGCTACCGCGTTCTACGCGATCAAATGGTTCGGTGTGGCCTATCTGGTTTACCTGGGTATCAAACAGTGGCGAGCCATCCCCGGCGATATCAGTGATGAGTCCGTTGTGCGTCCTATCGGCAACCCTTTGGCTCTGGTGTTTCGCGGCTTTCTGGTCAACATCAGCAACCCCAAGGCGCTGGTGTTCATGCTGGCGGTGCTGCCGCAATTCATCGACCCCCATGCCCCCTTGCTCAAGCAGTACCTGATCCTGGGCGTGACCATGATCTGCGTCGACCTCATCGTCATGGCCGGGTACACCGGGCTGGCGTCCAAAGTCCTGCGCCTGTTGCGCACACCGAAGCAGCAACGGCGGATGAACCGCACGTTTGCTGGCCTGTTCATCGGGGCGGCGGGCTTGCTCGCGACGATTCGCAAGGCTGCGGTGTAA
- a CDS encoding mechanosensitive ion channel family protein, translated as MEALALPIPVMWIEPIWLGVQILLILLAGYVAQRVVARTLTGLGERYPFPPQLVIILRGVLRWLIMGSAVLVVLERLGVSATVLWTALSGFVAVAAVAFFAIWSVLSNLLCAVLIYTVGPFRLGDVVELVDTTDKPGIKGRVVAINLLYTTLIEPEELGTGSAMVQVPNSLFFQRSVRRWRGSETFPVGGFVE; from the coding sequence ATGGAAGCGTTGGCGTTGCCTATCCCTGTCATGTGGATCGAGCCGATCTGGCTCGGTGTGCAAATCCTGCTGATCCTGCTGGCTGGCTATGTCGCGCAGCGTGTCGTGGCACGGACCCTTACAGGCCTGGGTGAGCGTTACCCCTTCCCACCGCAATTGGTGATCATCCTGCGAGGCGTGCTGCGCTGGCTGATCATGGGCAGCGCTGTGCTGGTGGTGCTCGAGCGCCTGGGCGTCTCGGCCACGGTGCTGTGGACCGCGCTGTCGGGTTTCGTCGCGGTGGCCGCGGTGGCGTTTTTCGCCATCTGGAGTGTGTTATCGAACCTGCTGTGCGCCGTTTTGATCTACACCGTCGGGCCGTTTCGCCTGGGGGATGTGGTCGAGCTGGTGGACACCACCGACAAGCCTGGCATCAAGGGCCGCGTGGTGGCGATCAACCTGCTGTACACCACGCTGATCGAACCCGAGGAGCTCGGCACCGGCAGCGCCATGGTGCAAGTGCCCAACAGCCTGTTTTTCCAGCGTTCGGTTCGGCGCTGGCGTGGCAGCGAGACGTTTCCGGTCGGCGGTTTCGTCGAATAA
- a CDS encoding ATP-binding cassette domain-containing protein, protein MIRLQNLTLQRGPQRLLEDAELTLHAGHKAGLIGANGAGKSSLFALLRGELHPDSGDCLLPADWRIAHMRQEVDTLERLAVDYVLDGDLRLRQVQRDLAAAEAAHDGAAQARLHSELDSADGYTADARARKLLAGLGFTNEQMDRQVGDFSGGWRMRLNLAQALMCPSDLLLLDEPTNHLDLDAIIWLEDWLKNYPGTLLLISHDRDFLDAVVDHVAHVDQRKLTLYRGGYSAFERARAERLAQQQQAYEKQQAQRAHMESYIARFKAQATKARQAQSRIKALERMEELSAAHVDSPFDFVFRESTKISSPLIDLSDARLGYGDKTVLEKVKLQLTPGARIGLLGPNGAGKSTLIKNLSGELEPLAGRLTRGENTVVGYFAQHQLDSLDSKASPLLHLQRLAPTEREQVLRDFLGGFDFRGARIDEPVLNFSGGEKARLALALIAWGRPNLLLLDEPTNHLDLEMRLALTMALQEFSGAVLVVSHDRHLLKSTTDNFFLVADGKVEEFDGDLEDYARWLVEYRQRNAPVSTTPVNPDKTDKKAQRQAAAALRQQLAPHKREADKLEVELGKLHEKLQKIETSLGDSGLYEAARKDELRDLLAEQARLKVREAELEEAWMQALELLENLQAELEALS, encoded by the coding sequence ATGATCCGACTTCAGAACCTGACTTTACAGCGTGGCCCGCAACGTCTGCTAGAAGACGCCGAGCTGACCCTGCACGCCGGCCACAAAGCCGGCCTCATCGGTGCCAACGGTGCCGGCAAATCGAGCCTGTTCGCCTTGCTGAGGGGTGAGCTGCACCCGGACTCGGGCGACTGCTTGCTGCCGGCCGATTGGCGTATCGCCCACATGCGCCAGGAGGTCGACACCCTCGAGCGCCTGGCAGTGGACTACGTGCTCGACGGGGACCTGCGCCTGCGCCAGGTTCAACGCGACCTGGCGGCGGCAGAGGCGGCCCACGACGGCGCTGCCCAGGCCCGTTTGCATTCGGAGCTCGACAGCGCCGACGGCTACACCGCCGATGCCCGCGCGCGCAAATTGCTGGCAGGCCTGGGTTTTACCAATGAGCAGATGGACCGTCAGGTCGGGGATTTCTCCGGCGGCTGGCGGATGCGCCTGAACCTGGCGCAGGCCTTGATGTGCCCCTCGGACTTGCTGTTGCTCGATGAGCCCACCAACCACTTGGATCTCGACGCCATCATCTGGCTCGAAGATTGGCTCAAGAACTACCCCGGCACGCTGTTGCTGATTTCCCACGACCGGGACTTCCTCGACGCCGTGGTCGATCACGTAGCCCATGTCGATCAACGCAAGCTCACCTTGTACCGCGGCGGCTACAGTGCTTTCGAGCGAGCCCGTGCCGAACGCCTGGCCCAGCAACAGCAGGCCTACGAGAAGCAGCAGGCACAGCGTGCGCACATGGAAAGCTACATCGCCCGCTTCAAGGCCCAGGCCACCAAGGCCCGCCAGGCCCAGAGCCGGATCAAGGCGCTGGAGCGGATGGAGGAGCTGTCCGCGGCCCACGTCGATTCACCGTTTGATTTCGTCTTTCGCGAGTCGACCAAGATTTCCAGCCCGCTGATCGACCTGTCCGACGCGCGCCTGGGCTATGGCGACAAGACCGTGCTGGAGAAGGTCAAGCTGCAACTGACCCCGGGTGCGCGGATCGGTCTGCTGGGGCCCAACGGTGCCGGTAAGTCGACCCTGATCAAAAACCTTTCCGGTGAACTCGAACCTCTTGCCGGGCGCCTGACCCGGGGCGAGAACACCGTGGTTGGCTACTTCGCCCAGCATCAGCTCGACTCCCTGGATTCCAAGGCCAGCCCGCTGTTGCATTTGCAACGCCTGGCGCCGACCGAGCGCGAGCAGGTCCTGCGCGACTTCCTCGGTGGTTTCGATTTCCGCGGCGCGCGTATCGACGAACCGGTGCTGAATTTCTCCGGTGGCGAAAAGGCTCGCCTGGCGCTGGCGTTGATCGCCTGGGGTAGGCCGAACCTATTGCTGCTCGACGAACCGACCAACCACCTCGACCTGGAAATGCGCCTGGCCCTGACCATGGCCTTGCAGGAATTCAGTGGGGCCGTGCTGGTGGTGTCCCACGATCGGCATTTGCTCAAAAGCACCACGGATAATTTCTTTCTGGTGGCCGACGGCAAGGTCGAGGAGTTCGACGGCGATCTGGAAGACTACGCGCGCTGGCTGGTGGAGTACCGTCAGCGCAATGCCCCGGTCAGCACCACGCCCGTCAACCCGGACAAGACCGACAAGAAAGCCCAGCGCCAGGCCGCAGCGGCTCTGCGTCAGCAGTTGGCGCCCCATAAGCGCGAAGCCGATAAGCTCGAAGTCGAACTGGGCAAGCTCCATGAAAAGCTGCAGAAAATCGAAACCAGCCTCGGCGACAGCGGTCTTTACGAAGCGGCGCGCAAGGATGAGCTGCGTGATCTGCTGGCCGAACAGGCCAGGCTGAAGGTTCGGGAAGCGGAGCTTGAGGAGGCGTGGATGCAAGCCTTGGAGCTGCTGGAAAACTTGCAAGCGGAGCTGGAGGCGTTGTCCTGA
- a CDS encoding TIGR02444 family protein produces MSPDLWSFSLDLYAKPGVEPACLALQNAGANVCLLLCGLWLERRGVTCNEQRLQQLRQLTEPWDAEVVRPLRLLRSQWKTSALQDTALNSLREQLKGLELEAERRLLERLQATTEDWPEGQQNDSAQWLQGLAASADPANRDALHQLRVAVSGT; encoded by the coding sequence ATGTCCCCTGACCTGTGGAGCTTTTCCCTCGACCTCTATGCCAAGCCTGGCGTAGAGCCGGCCTGCCTGGCGCTACAGAACGCTGGCGCGAATGTGTGCCTGCTGCTTTGCGGACTTTGGCTGGAACGGCGCGGCGTAACCTGCAATGAACAACGGCTGCAACAGCTTCGGCAATTGACCGAGCCTTGGGATGCAGAAGTGGTAAGGCCCTTGCGCTTGCTGCGCAGCCAATGGAAAACCAGTGCCCTGCAAGACACAGCACTCAATAGCCTGCGCGAACAGCTCAAGGGACTGGAGTTGGAAGCCGAACGGCGATTGCTGGAGCGATTGCAGGCAACGACCGAGGATTGGCCTGAGGGACAACAGAACGATTCAGCGCAATGGCTGCAAGGGCTGGCGGCGAGTGCCGACCCAGCGAACCGCGACGCGCTGCATCAGCTGCGCGTCGCGGTGTCCGGCACTTAG
- a CDS encoding AlgP family protein has protein sequence MSATKKPVNTPLHLLQQLSGSLLEHLENACSQALADAEKLLAKLEKQRGKAQEKLHKSRTKLQDAATAGKAKAQAKAKDVVKELEDLLDALKDRQSETRTYILQLKRDAQESLKLAQGVGRVQEAAGKALSLRAAKPAAVSAKKPAAKPVAAKAPAKVAAKPAAKAPAKAASKPAAKSVAASAAKPAAKKPAAKAAAKPAAKTAAAKPVAAKPAAKAVAKPAAKPAAKTAAAKPVAKAAAKPAAAKPAAKPAATKTAAAKPAVKPAAKPAVAKAPAKATAKPAAKPAAAKPAAKPAAAKPAAAKPAAKPAAAKPAAAKPAAKPAAAKPVAAKPAAKPAAKPAVKKPATAKASTAPAAKPATSAPAASTTTPAPTASTPAPAISPSAAVAPSSSNPTSAS, from the coding sequence ATGTCGGCCACCAAGAAGCCAGTAAACACTCCGTTGCACCTGCTCCAACAACTTTCGGGCAGCTTGCTCGAGCATCTGGAAAATGCCTGCTCCCAAGCCCTGGCTGATGCTGAAAAACTGCTCGCCAAACTGGAAAAACAACGTGGCAAAGCCCAGGAGAAACTGCACAAGTCGCGCACCAAGTTGCAAGACGCAGCCACCGCTGGCAAGGCCAAGGCACAAGCCAAGGCCAAGGACGTTGTGAAAGAACTCGAAGACCTGCTCGATGCCTTGAAGGATCGTCAGTCCGAAACCCGCACCTACATTCTGCAACTCAAGCGTGATGCCCAGGAAAGCCTGAAACTGGCCCAGGGCGTTGGTCGCGTGCAAGAGGCTGCGGGCAAGGCGCTGTCGCTTCGTGCTGCCAAGCCTGCTGCTGTATCGGCCAAGAAGCCGGCAGCTAAACCCGTCGCGGCAAAAGCACCCGCTAAAGTGGCTGCCAAGCCAGCTGCGAAAGCACCGGCCAAAGCAGCAAGCAAGCCGGCTGCCAAATCGGTCGCTGCCAGCGCTGCAAAACCAGCGGCAAAAAAACCAGCTGCGAAAGCTGCCGCCAAACCCGCTGCAAAGACGGCCGCCGCTAAGCCTGTTGCCGCTAAGCCTGCTGCAAAAGCTGTCGCTAAACCTGCGGCCAAGCCTGCCGCTAAAACCGCCGCCGCCAAACCGGTTGCAAAAGCTGCTGCCAAACCTGCCGCTGCGAAACCCGCTGCCAAGCCTGCGGCAACAAAAACTGCTGCGGCCAAGCCTGCTGTGAAACCGGCTGCCAAGCCAGCTGTTGCCAAAGCACCTGCCAAAGCGACGGCTAAACCCGCTGCCAAACCCGCTGCGGCAAAACCTGCGGCCAAGCCAGCCGCCGCGAAACCGGCCGCTGCAAAGCCTGCAGCCAAGCCAGCTGCCGCGAAACCGGCCGCTGCAAAGCCTGCAGCCAAGCCAGCTGCCGCGAAACCGGTCGCTGCAAAACCTGCCGCCAAGCCAGCGGCGAAACCCGCCGTGAAAAAGCCAGCCACCGCAAAAGCCTCGACTGCGCCAGCAGCCAAGCCTGCGACATCGGCACCGGCTGCTTCGACCACGACACCTGCTCCAACCGCCAGCACTCCGGCCCCGGCGATCAGCCCATCCGCCGCCGTAGCGCCGAGCTCCAGCAACCCAACCAGCGCTTCCTAA
- a CDS encoding FKBP-type peptidyl-prolyl cis-trans isomerase produces the protein MSRHLFLSLCMVCSMTQAVEKTNANEARDLAYSLGASLGERLRQDVPDLQIQALVEGLQQAYLGKPLALKDERIEQILAAHQAQLTAQSTTPQIEVALKTEQKFLDEEKNRPGVQQLADGILLTELKPGHGAKAGPHGKVQVLYIGRLPDGTVFDSNRQAQWFSLDSVIDGWRSALPQMPVGAKWRLVIPSTQAYGAEGAGDVIPPFTPLVFEIELLGATT, from the coding sequence ATGTCGCGTCACCTGTTTTTAAGCCTGTGCATGGTTTGCTCCATGACTCAGGCCGTTGAAAAAACCAACGCAAACGAGGCTCGCGATCTGGCGTACAGCTTGGGTGCGAGCCTGGGTGAACGCCTGCGTCAGGACGTACCCGACCTGCAGATCCAGGCCCTGGTGGAAGGTCTGCAACAGGCCTATCTGGGCAAGCCTCTGGCTCTCAAGGATGAACGCATCGAACAGATCCTGGCCGCGCATCAGGCGCAACTGACGGCGCAATCCACGACACCGCAGATCGAAGTCGCACTGAAGACCGAACAGAAATTTCTCGATGAAGAAAAAAACCGCCCCGGGGTCCAACAGCTGGCAGACGGCATCCTGCTGACCGAACTCAAGCCAGGCCACGGCGCGAAAGCCGGCCCCCACGGCAAGGTCCAAGTGTTGTACATCGGCCGGTTGCCGGACGGCACCGTATTCGACTCCAACCGGCAAGCCCAGTGGTTCAGCCTCGACAGCGTGATTGACGGTTGGCGCAGTGCATTGCCGCAGATGCCGGTTGGCGCGAAGTGGCGGCTGGTGATTCCTTCGACCCAGGCCTATGGCGCCGAAGGTGCCGGGGATGTGATCCCGCCATTCACGCCTCTGGTGTTTGAAATCGAGTTGCTGGGCGCGACAACCTGA
- a CDS encoding Rsd/AlgQ family anti-sigma factor, with translation MLESCQNAQERWGGVHLLIDRWLQERHELVRAYDALGDKPEALSESRKPLQEFCGVLVDYVSAGHFEIYEQLTGEAKAFNDKRGLELAEQIYPRIDVITEKLLAFNDLCDEGKCVAEKFKELGGLLHERFELEDCLIEVLHNAHKEEAPVQA, from the coding sequence ATGCTCGAAAGTTGTCAGAATGCTCAGGAACGCTGGGGTGGGGTGCATCTGCTGATCGACCGCTGGTTGCAGGAGCGTCACGAACTGGTTCGGGCCTATGATGCTCTCGGCGACAAGCCTGAAGCGCTGAGCGAAAGCCGCAAACCGTTGCAGGAGTTCTGCGGTGTGCTGGTCGACTATGTGTCTGCCGGTCATTTCGAGATCTACGAACAACTGACGGGCGAGGCCAAGGCCTTCAACGACAAGCGTGGCCTGGAGCTCGCCGAGCAGATCTATCCGCGCATCGACGTCATCACCGAAAAACTGCTGGCGTTCAACGACCTTTGTGATGAAGGCAAGTGCGTAGCGGAAAAATTCAAAGAGCTGGGCGGCTTGCTGCACGAGCGCTTCGAACTGGAAGACTGCCTGATCGAAGTGCTGCACAACGCCCACAAGGAAGAGGCTCCGGTCCAGGCCTGA